Proteins encoded by one window of Fusarium graminearum PH-1 chromosome 1, whole genome shotgun sequence:
- a CDS encoding U3 small nucleolar ribonucleoprotein IMP3: MVRKLKHHESKLLRKTDFITYKGDNGHRDKAVMRRYMIQKPEDYHKYNRLCGSLRQLAHRLSLLPPENATRRKHEELLLNKLYDMGVLSSSSKLSAVENSVTVSAFARRRLPVLMTRLRMAETVQAATKMIEQGHVRVGTETVTDPAYLVTRGMEDFVTWTVGSKIKRNIMKYRDQLDDFELL, encoded by the exons ATGGTCAGAAAACTCAAGCATCACGAGTCGAAGCTTCTGCGAAAGACAGACTTCATCACATACAAAGGCGACAATGGCCATCGCGACAAGGCCGTCATGCGACGGTACATGATCCAAAAGCCTGAGGACTATCACAAGTACAACCGTCTCTGTGGT TCTCTGCGCCAGCTCGCCCATCGTCTATCCCTCCTCCCTCCCGAGAACGCAACCCGCCGCAAGCACGAGGAGctgctcctcaacaagctctaTGATATGGGCGTTCTTTCATCCTCCTCAAAGCTTTCCGCCGTCGAGAACAGCGTCACCGTCAGCGCCTTTGCGCGCCGCCGACTTCCCGTGCTCATGACCAGGCTGCGCATGGCCGAGACTGTGCAGGCAGCGACCAAGATGATTGAGCAGGGCCACGTGCGCGTGGGGACTGAGACCGTCACTGATCCGGCTTACCTGGTTACGAGAGGCATGGAGGACTTTGTGACATGGACTGTGGGcagcaagatcaagaggAACATCATGAAATACCGAGACCAGCTTGATGATTTCGAGCTGCTGTAA